TTTTCATCAGGGAATGACACTCTGCTTACTTCCCTTGGGGATAGATtcctcagttttaaaattaagaggATTTTGAGTGGTAGTGtagtgtcttttctctctctttccagtttTTACTGACAGATTCACAATTGAGGCTGTTGATTTCAATAATTAACGATGGCCTGCTATTTAGCAGAAAGGATAGAGCTTTTATTTAAAGTTCTTAAGTCATAAAGCAAGCTGTTTCCAGCTTAACTAGAGAAATTATCAGAATGGTTAACATGCCTGTTCCATGGGTTTTTCCTTGCCGTCTGAGAGTTTACAAAAGATAATAGGATAGTAGCAAAGAACTAATGCATACTTTATATGTCAGTTCTTCCTACCTCTGATCTTTTCATAGACGTGCTTCATTTTGCAGAAGGAAGCTTAGACTTTCAGGTTGTATCAGTGCATTATATTATGCACCTAAATCAACTTCAGACCTAGCTGCTCGCCACTTGCCCACTCTTAGGGCCATTTCGTCCTCCCATATTCTGCCAAAGATGAAGCAATTTCCGTGTCCCATCTCTCCTAtagttccttttttgtttttgtaaagaagCACATTTTTAATTATCAAACAGAGATTAGCAGTCAGACAAGTGTTCGTTTCTCTGGTTGTGACACCGCCAAAAGTCGCCAGTACTCTCGGCACTCTGGGGCAGACATGGGCCCAGGGGTGTTCACTTTCTCACTCCTAGTCCTGGTATTTTGCGCAGGATGCCCAGAGGGGCTGAGGTCATGCCCAGAGCAGCTGTGCTTCCGTGGGGCCTTGGCCCTCCCGCTGTGTCCTGCTGCCTCACTAGCTCTGCATTTATTTGCTAAACATTTagtcttgttttgtgtttttcttttaggaaggTGCAATCACACCAAATGATAAGACCCTTTTCCCTGACGTTGATTGGCTAATTGGTAACCATTCGGATGAACTAACCCCGTGGATACCTGTCATTGCGGCCAGGTGAGTAAGTGGAGAAGTGAGCGGCTGGGGATGTTTGTTGCCTCAACCTTACTGTCCAGAACAGGAGCCACTAGCTGCTTGTGGTTATTAAGCACTTCAAATATAGCTGCTTCAAAGTGTTGAAGTGATGGTAGGttgaatatattgggttaaatttaaaataaattccccatttcactatttaaaatatggttatgggaaaatgtaaaatgaaggttccttttcatgttatatttctattggacaatgcTGATCAAAACCGTGCTACTTCTACAATATTTGTATCCAGTCTTGAAAGATGTGCCATTTTTTGGAAGTATTTTTCTCATAACAGGAGGGTTTGTCTTCAGAGGAGAAAATCTGTCAGTATAAAGATGATTTCCAGCAATGTTTGTCTCTTCAAAGTAGGAACTCCAGGTGTCTGTCAGAGGTGGCTTATGCTTCTGTATCAGAAGGAGATGTCATCAAGATGCTGgttatggggccggcctggtggcgcagcagttaagtgcgcacgttccgcttcggtgggctggggttcgctggtttggatcccgggtgtggacagggcaccgcttggcacgccatgctgtggtaggcgtcccacatataaagtagagaaagatgggtacgaatgttagctcagggccagtcttcctcagcaaaaagaggaggattggcggcagatgttagctcagggctgatcttcctcaaaaataaataaataaatgaatgaataaataaataaataaaagatgctgGTTATGCTGCCATCCCCATGTCTCCTTCATCCAGGATTCTTTTGAGCTATTTTAGCTCTCAAGGGATAGCGCAAAGAAAATCTTAACCTTTGTTGTGCCTACCTCTGAAATTTCTTATGACAGCTGAAATCTCAAAGCACTTCAGAAAGTTTTAGATTCCAGTTGAGAAGAATAACtgcaatggaaaaatattttttataaaagttattagaatcatattttattgaaaagtaCTGTGCTGCATtgtttctagaaaataaattggGGAAGactataattccttttttttaaaaaaaatttatttttttcctttttctccccaaagccctccggtacatagttgtatattgttagttgtgggtccttctagttgtggcatgtgggacgccgcctcagcgtggcttgatgagcggtgccatgtccgcacccaggattcgaaccaacgaaacactgggccgcctgcagcggagctcgggaacttaaccactcggccatggggatggcccccatataattccttttttttcttttgaggaagattagccctgagctaacatctgctgccaatcctcctctttttgctgaggaaggctggccctgagctaacatccatgcccatcttcctctactttatacatgggacgcctgccacagcatggctgccaagtggtgccatgtctgcacccgggatcccaactggcgaaccctgggccgctgaagaggaacgtgcaaccttaaccaccaccaggccggcccctgtaattcCTTTTTTacataaagaacaaaattagcCAGGAGCAAAGGTTTATGTTTTACCTTAGTACACCATTACCATGGGCTTTctgctgaattttcttttatgaatctaTTCAGGACTTTTGGTTTCTGTCTGTTGGTTGTTTTTGAAGGTCTTCCTACAACTGCCGCTTCTTTGTCCTTCCCTGCTGCTTCTTTGACTTTGTTGGGAAGTACCAGCGGAGGCAGAGCGGGAAGACCCAGTACCGGGAATACCTGGATTTCATTACGGAAGTGGGCTCGACCTGTGGATTTCACGTGGAGGAGGACTGCCTTAGGATTCCTTCTACCAAGAGAGTGCGTACGTCCTGACCGCCGTGGGTGTTCTCCATGCTGTGTTGCTGTTTAGATGGAAAGCTCAGGGCCGTGTCACAGAACCAAAAACGACAGTGTGATGTTTGAAAGTGTGAATGTTCCAGAAGGTGCCTGTGCCAGTGTCAACATCTCAGTCCTTGCTGGGGTTCAGAGGGCTCGTTCTGTCTGTACGGTCCCCTCCTCTGGAGGGGTTTGGCACTTCCTTCTGCAGGCCTGTAGCGGCTCTGCAGGAACCCTCCCCAGGTCTTTGCTGTCTTTGCAGAAACTGTGAGCAGCCCGAGGGGCCCTTCCTAGAGGAGGCGTCAGCTTGGCTTGTGTGGGTTGTGGCCCAGTGTCATCTGAGCTGGGGTGCTCCGAGTTGGCCTCCTTGGATTCCCAAATGATGGGCTGAGATTAAAAGTTGTTTTACGGGCcggcaccgtggccgagtggttaagttcgcacgctccgctgcaggcggcccagtgtttcgttggttcgaatcctgggtgcggacatggcactgctcatcaaaccacgctgaggcagcatcccacatgccacaactggaaggacccacaacgaagaatatacaactatgtaccagggggctttggggagaaaaaggaaaaaataaaatcttaaaaaaaaaaaaaaaaagttgttttagaAGTTCAAAGTGACTtcaaattttcttattaaaaggCTCATTACTTCAGATTTACCTGAAATGCAATCTGTCCAGGCAGAAATTGGTCCTTGTGCTGTCTGAAAACAGTGGCCCCTCTCTGTGACCCTGCCCGGTGGTCAGGGCACACTGGGCGGGGTTCCTGCTTATTGCTCCAAGGACTTGACCCTCTGAAAGAGAGGAATCAGTTTACATTAATCTCTGACAACTGTCTTTTACAAGACTATGGCTGTGtgcttcttttgaaaaacaaaacacaaaaatccttcATGTCTAAGTCACAGAGCTTGATCGCTTCGCGTGGTGAAAAGGACCAAATCCTGGGTCAGGATCTGGGCTCAGCTCTGGCCCTGCCGCTTTCCAGCAGTGCACTCGGGGGCAGATTGCAACACCTAGGCCCGCATCCTCGCCAGTCAGGTGGGGAGGAGCAGCTCTCCATGGCTCATGTTGAGGACCAGATAAAACAGCATCTTTGTCACCAGCTGGCAGTGATTGGGCCCTGCAGTCAAGGGCTTCAGGGACATCATTGCTGTCAATCCTATCACTGCTCagaagcattttgaaaatgtcCTTTCGGACTTGTCTTCAGAGCCTTCGTGTCATTCTCTTAAGTGCCCACTATTTTGGCAAGTCATAGTCTTCTGAGGTTGGAATTGATTTTTGGGAACTGCTAGAGTTTGGGTCATGTAGGTGGGTACGAGGGCCCTGCAGTTTTGATTTCTGCATTTGTCGTTCCCTCACTAGTTGTAGGATCCTTGGACTATTGATTGATTTCTCTGAGCCGCAGCTTTCTTATCACTGGGTGGCTTGGGGGTCAGATGCAAGGCGATGGCCACATGTAGCAGCTGTTTAGTGAGGACTgatcacatgccaggcactctcAGTCCCCATACAGAGAAGTCAAGTCCCTGCCTGAGCTCACGTATTTAGCAGGTGGCAGAGCTAGAGAGCCATAAGGGGTGCCTCTGGTGTAAGTAGAAGTGTTTCCTTTCCTCACCTCTAACCTGGCTTTGTACTTAATGCCCAAGAACAGAGTCCTGAGATGCTGTGCTCATGGCAGCGTGGCTGGCCTGGGCCTCGCTCTCTCAGGGGCTCTGGAAGGGCAGCCTTCGTCTGGATgtgtgaaggaggaagggagtaGTGTGAATTAAACATTGTGCTCCACCAGGCGCTCTCCTGGTCCACACGAGCATGCCCTCCCTCTGGCAAGGTCCCTGTACTGATGCCTCCTTCCTTCATAGCCTCGGCTCAGAGCTCGTGGGGGTCCATCAGGGTCTGCGTGGGGCGGAGCGGTGGCGGGAGGGCTGACCAAGGGCCATGCTGAGGGCTAGGCCCACGGTGCTCCTGGAGGGGTGGACTGGCTGGTGCATGTTTGTCAGAACTCTGCAAATCTCAGCAGAGAGCTCCAGCTGCTGGTGTTTGTTTCTACATCATTGATGTTGTATTAGTTATTAAAATAAGAATCTCTTTCATGGTAAATATCAAAACTTTTATAGTTTGTACTCTAGAACAAGAGAATTCTATGGAGAACGCTGAAATAGACTCTAGGAACCTGCTAACACACTTGCTCTGCTCTCTTCAAATGCAGGTTTGTCTCGTCGGGAAATCCAGAACATACCCCCCCTCCAGAGAGCTGTCCCTCgatgagcagaggacccagtacATTAACAGCAGGCGGGGCTGCCCTTTGGGCCCAGCTGGCCGGGAGCCTGCCCCTGCTTCCCCCCAGGCTGCTGCCAGCAGTGCCCATCACCCCGGTGGCCACGGAGCCCTGCATGGCGCAGCTGGGCACACGCCTGAGGCCCGGGCCTCCGAACTGTGGCTGCCCGGATTTCAGCCCAGAGAGAAAGCTCAGCGCACAAGGAACTGTGCTGCCCTCCCTCGAGACTTTGTTGACCAAGTGGTGTTGCAAGTGGCACATTTGTTGTTAGGTGGGAAGCAATTAACAGGAAGTTCTCCGAGTGGCACTTTGAAGACCTGGAATCGAGGAGGTAACCGTGCGCCGCCGGGGGCTGCTGAGCACTTGCTGGGTTGCAGGCAGCGACTCTGTTCTCCTTGGTGACCGGTTTAAAATGGTGTGGCCATCTTGAATTAAATACGCTTTAAGGAAACCGTGGTAATAACTAGGCTACCTATAATCTCCTTCTTTAGCGTTTTCCTTGTAGTTCCTATTAACACACTGGACTTTGGTTCCTCAGAGGAGGCAGTTGAGGTCAGAGTGGTAGTGTTTGGGCCTTTAATGGACTTTTCCAGAAGCATTCAGGCTTCAGGGTCTAGAGCGGCTCATTTCAGTCCATAGAGATTATCTAAACAGAAAGCAGGTTACTGAATGCCAGAAAAGTGCACTGTCCCCTTGAGTATTGGTAAGATGTTGTGAtttgataatttcattttcttcaaaatctcCAAAATGCAAAAATCAGACAAGATAAAAGGGAGACATTTGTGCCTCATTGTTCTCATGGGATGAGTAATGTGTTGAAATTAGTGGCACTCAACAGAGCTAGGGGTCAAAGCATCAGCGTTGTTACTTTTGTGAGGTTGCTGTGAGTGGGGAAAGCCCCCGGGGCTGCTGGATGAGGAGCTTGGTTCTTCCTCCTTTGCGTCCTGTCGGGGCCCATGCCTGTCAGCAGCCGGAGGGCGCTGGGGGCAGAGCCAGAGGCTCATCTCCTGGAGATTTTGGGTCATTGGAGGAAATCGAGGACCCCTCCCTCGGCCTGTCAGGGACTGCGgcctggctggccctgtgggtggGACGGGCCAGGGAGGAGATGGCAATTGGTTCTCCTCCTCTCCGAGCCTGGTCTTCCTCCTTGAAGTTGTCATGCTCAAGTTACTGTCTTCATGTTTTCACACCCCTCCCGTCTCTCATGCTTGCGATGTGGCAGTGCCATTGAGCATCACCCTGCTCCAGGAATAATCCTGCCCTGCTAGGGTCTGATCAGGGGAGCCTCTCTGGGGACCCGGTCGCAGCCCTGGCCAGTGTGGCGCTGGTTCAGCTGGCTGACCATCCATGTAACTGTGGACCTCCAGCCCTGAGGTCCATGGGGTGTCCTATGGGCTGACACCCCACTTCCTCAGTGCACCCTGCTAAGGCAGGGCCAGAGTAGAGAGGAAGGCAAGCTGGGTAGAGGCTCCTAGTGGGTTCTCGAAGGGCACAGAGCCCCAGAGACTtgaatgaatcttaaaatatGGAGTTTGACCCTTAATCCTCAGGGTAGCCCTTTCCTCTGCCGGGTCCTTTGGGAAGGATTCCGCACGGGAGTTGCTAGTCTGCCTGGGATGGAACGCCCTTTTAGTGAGCAAAGGCTGGATCTTTCCCTAGGCTCACAGGTAGATGGTGGGGTGGCTCTGATTATCAGGTCTCAGCCCTGCCCGCCCATGGGAGACATCTGGGAGCTGGGTGCCGTCCTCCCCAGGTTGGTCTCCCTCCATCTGGGGCTCATCTTTGGTGCTCCGGCTGCCCCCCGTGCGTGAGAGGCGTGCTCCGGTGAGGTGGAGGTGTGCCCTTGGCCTGTCAGCCAGAGGTTCCACCCACAGGTGGGCTTCCCCTCCCTCGGTCACTGGAATTCGTGACCCTCTCCCCAGCCCGCCCTGGGCACAGGACCGTCCGTGTTTCCGAGTTCTGCGTGACGGATGAGTGGGTCTGTCCTCATGACCTGATTGATCTCAGACCCGGGTCTCCCCTCTGCGAGGCCTGGCTGGGAGACGCAGGGTGAGAGGAGGTAGCCCCTGCCCTCGAGGGGGGTCAGGACATGCCGTATCAAAGGATGAGCAGGTGGGAGGTGGCCAGTGCGTGAGTCAGCATCCAGGAGTCGGGGGgccacctcccacctccttgTAGTTCCTATTAACACACTggactgggaggggcagggaaggcttTCTGCGCcaatatttaactttttccttGGACTCCCCGCTTCCTCTTGGGGTAAGTTTGAGGCAGCGGAGAGGTGCCCTGAGGGTGGGCTGTGCTTTGATAGGTGGGATCACGCCGCTGCAGGAGCAGCTGCCTGCCTGGTGTCCATATTGGCTCGCCTGTGGGCAGGCGGGCATGGTGAGCCCGCAGTGCAGGGCCTGGCAGGTGGACGCTCTTGGGGGTGACGGGCACCAATGGTCTGCCTGCGGAGCTCCAGCTGTCGTGAGCTGTAGACTAAATTAATGAAACGTTCAATGTTCATGGTCTCCTGCTGACATATGTAAGGGGTTTGAATTTAGAGAACTTGAGTTTAACAGGTTCCTAATAGCCTCTTGTTGTTTGGGGGAAACCCCATTTTCGACAGAGAGCCTGTCCTTGGCTGAGGTAGCCAGTGAGCTGGACAGGGAGACTCTGCAGAGGCTGAAGCGAGAATGTGGAGGCTTGCAGACGCTGCTTAGAAACAACCATCAGGTGTTTGAAGGTAAAGCGGTACGCCTTTGCAGGTGCCTGTTTCTGACGGGATACCGTGCTCCACCTCCCCTGGGTCAGGATTTTCCTTCCTACACATCTTGGCAtcgccccctccccccgccacctTTTTTCTTAGTGGTAAACTCTATTTTAGTTAAAACTCACAGAAGAGTTGGGAAGGTAGACTAGagtgcccctctgcccctcacccaGTTCCCACCTGTGAGCCTCTCACATCAGGAGAGGACACTGCCACACCCCCCCTTTGATTTGCTCCCACCTCTCTGGCTCAGCGCCCCCAGGCCTGGAGTTGCCCCTTGCAGGATGTGCTCGCTCCTCACTCAGAAGGAAGTTGAGTCTGAAAGCTGCTGCTTGGGCGCCCCATGTGGCCTGGGCAGCCTTCTTGGGTGGGGGCTCTTCATTTACCTTGCTTTGGCCTTTGGCTGCTTGCACACTAGAAGCATCCTGAGCTCCCAGCCAGGCTCTGGGCAGTTTAGAGGAGGGAGCCCCGATTCCTGCCGGCTCTTGCACCCTGTGTACCTGCGCTGGGGCCTCGGGAAGTCTGCCCCTCAGGGGTGAGGCGCTCCCTGCCCTCCTGCGCTGACGCCCTGGTTCCAGGACTGCCGGAGCGGCAGGGCCAGGCGCCTGTGTGCTCTCACTCAGTCTGCAGAGCAAGGCAGCACTGGcccttctccacccccaccccgagtTTACGGTGCCCGGGAGGGGAAAGTGTCACAGACGTTTACACGGGCACCCGAGGTTTAAGTTGTTCTGTTAGTTGAAGTTTTCAAGCGTACACAAAGGAGCTCCTGTCTGCCCCTCATCCAGATGGGCAATAATTGGTCATATTTGCTTCTTGAAGctttctccctgtttttctttgtggaagTGTTTGAAAGTGCCTCCCAGCTAGTGTGCTGTTTCACTCCTCCATGCTTCCGTATGCATCTGTAAAAGTAACTGTGTCCTCTTGCGTCACCATAATGTCGCGGGCATGTTTCCCTGGTGTCGTGAGGTGCAGGGAGACCTAGGCAACCTGGAGGGCCGGGAAGGCCGCGCTGAGGGAGTGACGCTGGGGCTGGGAGTAGGAGTCAGCTAGGTGACAAGGACGAGGACGGGACATTTGAGGCAGAGAGCAGCCTGCGCGAAGGGGCTGAGTTGGAAAGGAGCAGGATTGGAGGCTTGATGAGCGAGGGGTGGGGGTAGGCGGGGCTGTGAGAAGGACTTAGGCCTCTGACTAGCACGGGAGTGGTGCCACCGATGTGACGGTGTGAGAGtaggaaggagcagagctggcTTCCAGtctggctgcagtgtcactgtcTGTGTGACCTGCCGTAcgatggctgcagtgtcactgtcTGTGTGACCTGCCGTACGAAGGGCCCTGAGCCCTATTGGTCACCGGGCCTGCCTGCTCTCTCTCACGTTGGGTCCATGAAGGTCAAGTGCCGTGTTCAAGTCCCCCCACAGAACAGCACCTGGTTCCCATAGTACTTAAGAAGGGGAAGCGAGTTTGATGCTGTTTCTGCTGTGAAATGTCTCATGAAGGCTGGGGGTGGGCTAGTGCTGTGTACTTCCAACTAGCTCTTCTTTGCGGGAGGCGGGGGGCAGACACTAGACGTACAGAAGCGCTGGTCCAGGGTGGTGGTATCTGCAGATGTTCCGTGAACGTGGGCTTCAGGGAAGAGCAGGCTTGCAGGGGCTGTCGATGTGCCCTGTGGGCCCAGCCTTGACCTGCTGAGAACATGGGCTCCTGTGAGGGTGTGACATGCTGGTCTGGCTCAGGAGCCCTGCCCACACCGCCCCTTCCTtccacccacccctgccccacccacccccttctGCCAGACTTAATCCCTCAGTGCCTCCTGTGTGGCCTGCTGGCTTGTGTTTCTCTGGGACCTTCACTCACAAGGCTGTTCCCTGTCCCCACCTCGGTGGTGCCCTGGTCTCTCCGATGTAGCTCAGCTGCCgtctcctccaggaaacctttcCTAAACAGCTTTCCATCCACCCCCACCCAGTCCTGCCTCCTCTGGGTCCCCAGGCTCTGCACCAGT
This genomic window from Equus przewalskii isolate Varuska chromosome 3, EquPr2, whole genome shotgun sequence contains:
- the TRMT44 gene encoding probable tRNA (uracil-O(2)-)-methyltransferase isoform X4, which produces MCIKFSSVVAEKNERWHPDGIAYPKLTWLGEELLTKLARWSVESGKSGFKSTLSLISVLKYSRAYWALKEKYKDMVKVWPEVTDPEKFVYEDVAIATYLLILWEEERAERGVTAKQSFVDLGCGNGLLVHILSSEGHPGRGIDIRRRKIWDMYGPQTRLEEGAITPNDKTLFPDVDWLIGNHSDELTPWIPVIAARSSYNCRFFVLPCCFFDFVGKYQRRQSGKTQYREYLDFITEVGSTCGFHVEEDCLRIPSTKRVCLVGKSRTYPPSRELSLDEQRTQYINSRRGCPLGPAGREPAPASPQAAASSAHHPGGHGALHGAAGHTPEARASELWLPGFQPREKAQRTRNCAALPRDFVDQVVLQVAHLLLGGKQLTGSSPSGTLKTWNRGESLSLAEVASELDRETLQRLKRECGGLQTLLRNNHQVFEVLDGRVHIRDWREQKPPKKKQPEAKRKLVPEAFKTRVCWFFMHHPDGCALPSLCCPFAHGPGELRPSLTARTEERVS